The nucleotide window CGAACTCGAAAAAGGCACTTTCTCCATGGTCATTACGGACATGCGTATGCCCAACATGTCCGGACTCGAATTGATCGATGAAGTCAAGGCCAGATATCCCAAGATGCCCGTGGTGCTGATCTCCGGATATTCCGTATCGGAAATCGATGCTCAGCCCGGCTCGCACAAAGCCGACGGCTTTCTGGGAAAACCGCTGATGATGTCCGATATCGAAAAGATGCTCAACACGCTGCTTCGGTAACCCGGCCTGTCGATTCCGACTTTTTAACGCCGCCCAAAGCGGCGTTTCTTTTCACGGAGCAGATGCTCCGCCGTCGGCCTCCCTGCTCGGCGGGAACCGCAGATAACCATTCTTCGTTACTGCTCAAAATCGAACACCGTGAAAATATACACGAGGTTATGCATGCAACCGGGCAAAGTGAGAATAACGATCATTGCCAACGGCCCCGCCAAGGTCGAGTGTGATGACGCGGAAATTGTCTTGGCTGACGGTTCCATCCAGACAAAGACCGGTCGGTTCTCTTTGTGTCGCTGTGGCGAATCGAAGTCCAAACCGTTCTGCGACGGCACTCACAAGACGTGCGGATTTGAAGGATAGCTGTAGCCGATAGTTTTTTCGACGGTGCTCGAGCGCCCGCCTGACCGCTACCAGCGGCTGCGGGCGCTTTTGCGTTTTACCGCGGTGACGATGATCGGGACCACCACCAACTGCAGGACTACGCCGGGGAGGCTGGCTGCCAGCACCCCTCCGGTGACATACTCTGCCGCGGTATACGGAAGCGCCATGAAGCCCGCCAATACGAGCAGCGCAAAAACGAAAACGACACGCCCGAACACCATCGCCAGAAGCAGTGCCGCATAAATGTTCCAGCGAAAGCGCTGATACAGCACCCCCGCCACCAGACCATACACCGGCAGCTCTACGGTCATCAGCGGGATGGCGTACGCCGGAGGCATGCCTGTGATGAGCGCGGAAAGCCCGGGAGCAAGCAGCCCAACCAGGACGCCGGAACCGGGACCGACCAACATGCCTGCCAACAGCACCGGAAGATGCATCGGCAAAAGCACCCGCGCGAACAGCGGATTGATGACATGGATGCCGATCGGGAGCAGCACCGCAAGGGCGAGCATCAGTGACGTAGTGGCTATAAAGCGTGTGCCGTTGGGATTCATGCTGGCCTCGCGGCCGGAGCTTACTTGACGTTTACCGCGCAGGCGAGGTACAGGCCCGGATGATCCTCAATTCGAACGGTCCGGAAATTCGACCGATCGAACAACTCCAACATCTTTTCCCGCGGCGGCAGCTTGTCCGCTGCCAGAAGACCGCCGGTCTGCCGGTGTTCCTCGGACAACTCCTTCGAGGAAACGAG belongs to Candidatus Zixiibacteriota bacterium and includes:
- a CDS encoding response regulator, with amino-acid sequence MAKKILIVDDNPNMSSLLQEMLEVFDYESVRAGDGAEALSELEKGTFSMVITDMRMPNMSGLELIDEVKARYPKMPVVLISGYSVSEIDAQPGSHKADGFLGKPLMMSDIEKMLNTLLR
- a CDS encoding CDGSH iron-sulfur domain-containing protein codes for the protein MQPGKVRITIIANGPAKVECDDAEIVLADGSIQTKTGRFSLCRCGESKSKPFCDGTHKTCGFEG
- a CDS encoding ECF transporter S component; amino-acid sequence: MNPNGTRFIATTSLMLALAVLLPIGIHVINPLFARVLLPMHLPVLLAGMLVGPGSGVLVGLLAPGLSALITGMPPAYAIPLMTVELPVYGLVAGVLYQRFRWNIYAALLLAMVFGRVVFVFALLVLAGFMALPYTAAEYVTGGVLAASLPGVVLQLVVVPIIVTAVKRKSARSRW